In one Fusarium keratoplasticum isolate Fu6.1 chromosome 5, whole genome shotgun sequence genomic region, the following are encoded:
- a CDS encoding Biogenesis of lysosome-related organelles complex 1 subunit KXD1: MSTHYTSVGYSMPLPVPSKGSHYPTYSQYSVSPPECDESVSSASGIPSYSNGGYSATSSGYAGGYGDYDSTNSASGVDFQEYMQDRFANSFDPIPLDRSMAMQAQTSGKLNAKHRELMELQKKAQARLAKTRERFQEGMRDAHEVRSDLEWTQKKVGALKSKASRKHTKEYSKARARYPSPEN; the protein is encoded by the exons atgtctaCTCACTACACTTCCGTGGGCTACTCCATGCCTCTGCCCGTTCCCTCCAAGGGCTCCCACTACCCCACCTACAGCCAATACTCCGTCTCGCCTCCGGAATGTGACGAATCGGTTAGCTCCGCCTCGGGCATCCCCTCTTACAGCAACGGTGGATACTCGGCCACTTCGTCCGGCTACGCTGGCGGATACGGCGACTACGATAGCACCAACTCGGCCAGCGGCGTCGATTTCCAGGAGTACATGCAGGACCGCTTCGCCAACTCGTTTGACCCCATCCCCCTGGACCGCAGCATGGCCATGCAGGCTCAGAC ATCCGGAAAGTTGAACGCCAAGCACCGAGAGCTCATGGAGCTGCAGAAGAAGGCGCAAGCTCGTCTGGCCAAGACCCGCGAGCGCTTCCAGGAGGGCATGCGAGATGCTCATGAGGTCCGCAGCGATCTCGAGTGGACACAGAAGAAGGTCGG AGctctcaagtccaaggcctCGCGAAAGCACACCAAGGAGTACAGCAAGGCTCGTGCGCGATACCCTTCCCCCGAGAACTAG